Proteins encoded by one window of Paenibacillus urinalis:
- a CDS encoding potassium channel family protein, with amino-acid sequence MISFILTLKRLLQGIYHGFKDKKFLALFVVMLATLLSGTIFYSSVEGWDWIDALYFSAVTLTTVGHPELSPQTTFAKIFTVIYMFAGIGITFGMIARITLGIIVPDRLSAKPKETLPVESPDDK; translated from the coding sequence ATGATATCCTTCATACTGACCCTCAAACGATTGCTGCAAGGCATTTATCACGGCTTCAAGGACAAAAAGTTTCTAGCTCTGTTCGTAGTCATGCTCGCGACGCTGCTCTCTGGCACTATTTTTTATTCCAGCGTGGAGGGATGGGACTGGATTGACGCTTTGTACTTCTCTGCTGTTACATTAACAACGGTGGGTCATCCAGAGCTATCACCGCAAACGACCTTTGCCAAAATCTTTACCGTGATTTATATGTTTGCAGGCATTGGTATCACATTTGGCATGATCGCGCGAATCACCCTTGGCATTATCGTGCCTGATCGGCTGTCTGCGAAGCCCAAAGAAACCTTGCCTGTGGAATCTCCTGATGATAAATAG
- a CDS encoding thymidine kinase codes for MPKGRITVITGPMFSEKSGELIRRCQKLIKYGRRKVVAYKPAEDDRFEVNEIVSRIGYKLPAIAIPKQLTPKIIKQIMTETEDADVVAFDEVQFFSREIMDIVEELAYCGKHVIVDGLNMDYRGKEFGYIGGLLAISDDIEKLTAFCAVCGSPEAVFTQRIVNGEPVTLGPVIMIGDSEAYEPRCRKCFVPPHKVKC; via the coding sequence GTGCCTAAAGGTCGCATTACTGTCATTACAGGTCCCATGTTCAGCGAGAAATCAGGTGAGCTTATTCGACGCTGTCAAAAATTAATTAAATATGGCCGACGCAAAGTTGTCGCTTATAAGCCCGCAGAAGATGATCGTTTTGAAGTTAATGAAATCGTAAGCCGAATTGGTTATAAGCTGCCTGCCATCGCCATTCCTAAACAGCTGACTCCTAAAATTATAAAACAGATCATGACCGAAACCGAGGATGCTGATGTGGTTGCTTTTGATGAAGTACAGTTTTTCAGCCGTGAAATTATGGATATTGTGGAGGAACTGGCCTACTGTGGAAAGCATGTCATCGTCGATGGATTAAATATGGATTATCGTGGAAAGGAGTTCGGCTATATCGGCGGATTACTAGCTATTTCCGATGACATTGAAAAGTTAACTGCCTTTTGTGCGGTATGCGGAAGTCCTGAGGCTGTATTCACTCAAAGAATTGTCAATGGAGAACCTGTGACACTCGGACCGGTCATCATGATCGGGGATTCAGAAGCCTATGAGCCGAGATGCAGAAAATGCTTCGTACCTCCCCATAAGGTTAAGTGCTAG
- the spo0A gene encoding sporulation transcription factor Spo0A, protein MQKIEVLLADDNREFTNLLAEYISEQEDMEVTGIAYNGEEVLQLLSDGRTVPDVLILDIIMPHLDGLGVLERLREMDLSPQPKVIMLTAFGQENITQRAVQLGASYYILKPFDMEVLANRVRQLIGTQTITSSSSQVISSSNKSNVVPIGKTKNLDASITSIIHEIGVPAHIKGYQYLREAITMVYNNIEILGAITKTLYPAIAEKFKTTPSRVERAIRHAIEVAWTRGNIDSISHLFGYTINISKSKPTNSEFIAMVADKLRIEHKVS, encoded by the coding sequence TTGCAAAAAATCGAAGTATTATTGGCTGATGATAACAGAGAGTTCACGAATCTGCTGGCTGAATATATATCGGAGCAAGAGGATATGGAGGTAACGGGAATCGCTTATAATGGCGAGGAAGTTCTTCAGCTGCTTAGTGACGGAAGAACCGTTCCTGACGTTTTGATACTTGATATTATTATGCCGCATTTGGATGGCCTTGGTGTTCTGGAGCGTTTGCGCGAGATGGATTTGTCACCGCAGCCTAAAGTGATTATGTTAACTGCATTTGGTCAGGAGAACATAACGCAAAGAGCTGTTCAATTAGGAGCTTCGTATTACATTTTGAAACCATTTGATATGGAAGTGTTGGCAAATCGTGTTCGTCAGCTCATTGGTACTCAAACCATTACAAGCAGCAGCTCACAAGTAATCTCCTCCTCCAACAAGTCAAATGTCGTTCCAATCGGAAAAACAAAAAATCTGGATGCAAGCATTACATCGATTATTCATGAGATTGGTGTGCCTGCTCACATCAAAGGCTATCAGTATTTGCGTGAAGCGATTACGATGGTTTACAACAACATCGAGATCTTGGGCGCAATTACCAAAACATTGTATCCTGCGATCGCTGAGAAATTTAAAACAACACCATCCCGAGTCGAGCGAGCTATACGTCATGCGATTGAAGTCGCTTGGACAAGAGGGAATATTGATTCCATAAGTCATTTATTTGGTTACACCATCAACATCAGCAAATCCAAGCCAACGAACAGCGAATTCATTGCGATGGTAGCGGATAAGCTGAGAATCGAACATAAAGTGTCTTGA
- the spoIVB gene encoding SpoIVB peptidase: MKPSLGKKLIGLIVVFSICLIGQTLLPVFSYASLPDELHLFAGRETDLKVAAPVDASVSEHPEVLQVNLSKNGGGLKDESKSHSVHLYPQREGATKLTWKLFGKIPFKTTDVTVVPDLKVVPGGQTIGVKVKSAGILVVGHHLVHSANKTPISPGETAGIKLGDLITHMNGKSLTGVNGVADAVLEAGKSKKPIEITLTRQGKVLKTKLTPAFDEEDQVWRLGLYIRDSAAGVGTLTFYAPDQGVYGALGHVITDMNTQTPIVVGSGEIVQSNVTSISKSESGDPGEKRAHFYKESKILGNIERNTHFGIFGKMSDNPEHSLYGKPIPVAFAHEVKEGPAEILTVVDGQKVERFTVDIVHVSDQSQPATKGMVIRITDKRLINKTGGIVQGMSGSPIVQNGKLIGAVTHVFVNDPTSGYGCFIEWMLQDAGVVIPQKKQTTNLKAS; this comes from the coding sequence TTGAAGCCTAGCCTTGGAAAGAAACTAATCGGTCTTATTGTTGTCTTCTCTATCTGTCTTATTGGACAGACCCTATTGCCCGTATTTAGTTACGCATCTTTGCCGGATGAGCTTCATCTGTTTGCCGGACGCGAAACGGATCTTAAAGTAGCAGCTCCAGTCGATGCAAGTGTGTCTGAACATCCTGAAGTTCTGCAAGTCAATCTCAGTAAGAATGGCGGCGGTCTTAAGGATGAATCCAAGTCCCACTCTGTTCATCTGTATCCGCAGCGTGAAGGTGCGACCAAGCTTACTTGGAAGCTATTTGGCAAAATTCCGTTCAAAACAACGGATGTCACGGTCGTTCCTGATCTCAAGGTTGTGCCAGGCGGCCAAACTATTGGTGTCAAAGTAAAATCAGCAGGGATATTAGTGGTGGGTCATCATTTGGTTCATTCCGCTAATAAGACACCGATATCTCCTGGAGAAACCGCGGGTATTAAGCTCGGTGATTTGATTACCCATATGAATGGAAAATCGTTAACTGGGGTCAATGGAGTGGCAGATGCAGTTCTTGAAGCTGGGAAGTCTAAGAAGCCTATTGAGATTACGCTAACTCGTCAAGGAAAAGTGTTGAAGACCAAGCTTACACCAGCATTTGACGAAGAAGATCAGGTATGGCGGCTTGGACTCTACATTAGAGATTCAGCAGCTGGTGTAGGGACTTTAACCTTCTATGCTCCCGATCAAGGTGTGTATGGAGCATTAGGTCACGTAATTACGGACATGAACACACAAACTCCGATTGTTGTGGGTAGTGGAGAGATTGTCCAATCCAATGTTACCTCGATATCCAAGAGTGAATCTGGAGATCCTGGAGAGAAGAGAGCTCATTTCTATAAAGAGAGCAAGATTCTCGGTAACATTGAGCGCAATACTCATTTTGGTATTTTTGGCAAAATGTCAGATAATCCAGAGCACAGCCTATATGGTAAACCGATTCCTGTTGCCTTTGCTCATGAAGTGAAAGAAGGTCCAGCAGAAATTCTTACTGTTGTCGACGGGCAGAAGGTTGAACGCTTTACAGTCGATATCGTTCATGTATCAGATCAGTCGCAGCCGGCAACCAAAGGGATGGTTATTCGAATTACAGATAAACGTCTCATTAACAAAACAGGTGGGATTGTTCAAGGCATGAGTGGAAGCCCGATTGTGCAGAATGGGAAATTGATTGGCGCGGTTACTCACGTGTTCGTGAACGACCCAACGTCAGGATATGGGTGTTTTATTGAATGGATGCTGCAGGATGCTGGTGTGGTCATTCCTCAGAAAAAACAAACAACGAATCTTAAGGCCAGTTAG
- the recN gene encoding DNA repair protein RecN, which produces MLSTLSIRNLAVIEAVDVHFHSGFHVLTGETGAGKSIIIDALGLIAGGRGSADLIRYGCDKAEMEALFELSAHHPVWNTLTELGIQAEPDEHLVIRRELTVSGKSVSRINGQLVNLTMLREIGEQLINIHGQHEHQSLLRAEKHLGLLDTYGETIIRPIKIKYSEQYRAFVKVEKELRQLQESSQKAYQMLDMYRFQLEEIAAASLVPGEDESLAEERVKLSHSEKMMDSVSGAYELLHGSQGLEAVSYAISKLEDINEYDHKGIHPILEQLQSAFYQLEDAAFQLRSYRDGIEFNPVRLSEVEERLNMITGLKRKYGESVESILQYYVQIERETDHLENKDERLEKLLAERNQLLEGLLETAEEMSEARKICAEELSNQVERELKDLQMERTTMRAQISIMEDPKGVEWKGKRIRITKHGIDNVEFLISANPGEPLRPLGKIASGGEMSRIMLALKSIFARHDQIPVLIFDEVDTGVSGRAAQSIAEKLFILSSTCQVFSITHLPQVACMADHQYLIEKNVHDERTMTQVESLSEQGRVTELARMLGGVEITEKTLHHAQEMLKLAEAKKGA; this is translated from the coding sequence ATGCTTTCCACATTATCAATCCGAAATTTAGCCGTTATTGAAGCAGTTGATGTACATTTTCATTCAGGATTTCACGTGTTGACCGGGGAGACGGGCGCAGGTAAATCAATTATTATAGATGCTTTGGGACTGATTGCAGGAGGACGAGGCTCCGCAGATTTAATCCGCTATGGCTGTGACAAGGCCGAGATGGAGGCCTTATTTGAGCTTTCTGCTCATCACCCCGTATGGAACACGCTTACCGAGCTCGGAATACAGGCGGAGCCGGATGAACATCTGGTTATTCGCCGTGAGCTTACAGTTTCCGGTAAGAGCGTATCCCGGATCAATGGTCAGCTCGTGAATCTGACAATGCTTCGCGAAATCGGAGAACAATTAATTAATATCCATGGACAGCATGAGCACCAGAGTTTACTTAGAGCAGAGAAGCATTTAGGTCTGCTCGATACATACGGAGAAACGATCATTCGACCCATCAAGATAAAGTATAGTGAGCAATACAGAGCTTTTGTCAAAGTAGAGAAGGAGCTTAGACAGCTTCAGGAATCCAGTCAAAAAGCATATCAAATGCTTGATATGTATCGATTTCAGCTGGAAGAAATTGCAGCTGCGAGCCTTGTTCCCGGTGAAGATGAATCCCTCGCCGAAGAAAGGGTCAAACTATCTCATAGCGAAAAGATGATGGATTCGGTATCAGGTGCGTATGAGCTGCTTCATGGTTCACAGGGACTCGAAGCCGTGAGCTACGCGATCTCGAAGCTCGAAGATATTAATGAATATGATCACAAAGGTATTCATCCCATACTGGAACAGCTTCAATCTGCATTTTATCAACTGGAGGATGCGGCATTTCAGCTGCGGAGCTACCGGGATGGGATCGAATTTAATCCTGTTCGGTTATCGGAGGTCGAAGAGCGCCTTAATATGATTACCGGATTGAAGCGTAAATATGGTGAAAGTGTAGAATCCATACTTCAGTATTATGTTCAGATTGAACGGGAAACCGATCATTTGGAAAATAAAGATGAACGCTTAGAGAAACTGCTTGCAGAGCGTAATCAATTATTAGAGGGATTATTGGAAACTGCAGAAGAGATGAGTGAGGCACGCAAAATTTGTGCTGAAGAGCTGTCCAATCAGGTGGAGCGTGAGCTCAAGGATCTGCAAATGGAGCGAACTACAATGCGTGCCCAGATTTCCATTATGGAAGATCCTAAGGGTGTGGAGTGGAAAGGGAAGCGCATTCGAATAACCAAGCATGGAATAGACAATGTAGAGTTTCTCATTTCAGCTAACCCTGGAGAGCCCCTAAGACCATTAGGCAAAATTGCATCCGGAGGTGAAATGTCGCGTATTATGCTGGCTCTAAAAAGCATATTTGCACGCCACGATCAAATACCGGTTCTCATATTTGATGAAGTTGATACAGGTGTCAGCGGCAGGGCAGCTCAGTCGATTGCTGAGAAATTGTTTATTTTGTCCTCAACATGCCAAGTGTTCTCAATAACACATTTACCTCAAGTTGCATGTATGGCAGATCATCAATATCTCATTGAGAAGAATGTCCACGATGAACGGACAATGACGCAGGTCGAGTCCTTATCAGAACAGGGCAGAGTGACAGAGCTTGCCCGTATGCTGGGCGGTGTTGAAATTACAGAAAAGACATTGCATCATGCTCAAGAAATGCTGAAACTTGCTGAAGCCAAAAAAGGGGCATAA
- the ahrC gene encoding transcriptional regulator AhrC/ArgR: MKGQRHIKIREIISQNDIETQDDLVEALRQAGYQVTQATVSRDIKELLLIKIPTDDGRYKYSLPTDQRYNPGQKLKRALVDNFLSVDYTTNLVVMKFLPGTANSVAALLDSIEWPEIMGTISGDDTILVICRNEENSKTVINQIMSYIS; the protein is encoded by the coding sequence ATGAAGGGACAACGACACATCAAAATCAGGGAAATAATTAGTCAAAATGACATTGAGACTCAGGATGACCTTGTCGAGGCATTACGGCAGGCAGGTTATCAGGTAACTCAGGCAACTGTATCTCGTGATATTAAGGAATTGCTGCTCATAAAAATTCCGACCGACGATGGAAGGTATAAATATTCACTCCCTACGGACCAGAGATATAACCCAGGACAAAAATTGAAACGGGCCCTGGTTGATAATTTTCTCAGCGTCGATTATACGACAAATCTGGTGGTCATGAAGTTTTTGCCAGGCACGGCCAATTCGGTGGCCGCACTTCTTGACAGCATTGAGTGGCCGGAAATTATGGGTACGATCAGCGGTGATGATACCATCCTGGTAATATGCAGAAATGAAGAGAACAGCAAGACGGTTATCAATCAAATCATGAGTTACATTTCTTAA
- a CDS encoding TlyA family RNA methyltransferase produces the protein MSVPKERMDVLLVEQGYYESREKAKAAIMAGLVYANEERIEKPGMKIPREAVIRVKGAVHPYVGRGGLKLEKAIRQFHIEMKGRTMLDIGSSTGGFTDCALQHGASHVYAIDVGYNQLDWSLRNHPQVTVMERTNFRYVTPEHLTGPVPDTASIDVSFISLKIILPPLIQLLKQPADIVALIKPQFEAGREKVPKTGVVKDPKVHAEVLRSLLEYGSELGLALSDLTFSPITGGEGNIEFLAHWRLGGEDVESAGPDIDHLIEAVVNEASHTFH, from the coding sequence ATGTCAGTTCCCAAAGAAAGAATGGATGTCCTGCTGGTAGAGCAGGGATATTACGAAAGCCGCGAGAAGGCCAAGGCAGCAATTATGGCAGGTCTGGTCTATGCCAATGAAGAACGCATTGAGAAACCAGGAATGAAAATTCCCCGTGAGGCTGTCATTCGAGTGAAAGGCGCAGTACATCCTTATGTGGGGCGCGGAGGACTTAAGCTGGAAAAAGCAATTCGTCAATTCCATATTGAGATGAAAGGGCGAACGATGCTTGATATTGGTTCTTCAACAGGCGGGTTTACAGATTGTGCACTGCAGCATGGTGCATCACATGTGTATGCGATCGATGTAGGTTACAATCAATTGGATTGGTCGCTTCGCAACCATCCACAGGTCACGGTTATGGAAAGAACCAATTTTAGGTATGTGACACCTGAGCATTTGACAGGTCCTGTACCGGATACCGCGAGCATTGATGTATCCTTCATCTCTTTAAAGATTATACTTCCACCTCTTATTCAGCTGCTTAAGCAGCCGGCTGATATTGTAGCCTTGATCAAGCCGCAGTTTGAGGCGGGAAGAGAAAAAGTTCCGAAGACAGGGGTTGTCAAAGATCCCAAGGTCCATGCAGAGGTTCTGCGTTCTCTTCTCGAATACGGAAGTGAGCTTGGCCTGGCATTGTCTGATTTGACATTCTCGCCGATTACAGGTGGAGAAGGAAATATTGAGTTTTTGGCCCATTGGCGTCTTGGTGGAGAAGATGTGGAATCTGCGGGACCTGATATTGATCATCTGATTGAGGCCGTGGTTAACGAAGCGAGCCATACCTTTCATTGA
- the dxs gene encoding 1-deoxy-D-xylulose-5-phosphate synthase, with protein sequence MLLPQIKGPNDLKTLSVDELVSLSGEIRQFLIETISRTGGHLASNLGVVELTIALHYAYNSPKDKMIFDVGHQAYVHKILTGRMDKFDTLKKYKGLSGFVKRNESEHDVWEAGHSSTSLSAAMGMAYARDLKGEDNKVIAIIGDGALTGGMAFEALNHIGHEQKKLMVILNDNEMSIAPNVGAMHNYLSKIRSDRHYLKAKDEVELVLRKIPAIGGTLAKSAGRLKDSLKYMMVPGVLFEELGFTYLGPVDGHDMSKLIETFRQADNVNGPVFVHVLTTKGKGYKPAEADSFKWHGISPYKIESGQVLKSVGNPMYTDVFGETLIELAREDERIVAVTPAMPGGSGLIPFSKEFPERMVDVGIAEQHAATMCAALAMEGLKPVFAVYSTFMQRAYDQIVHDICRHNANVMFAIDRAGFVGSDGETHQGVYDVAFLRHIPNIVVMMPKDENELRHMMKTALDYNEGPIAYRYPRLNGLGVPLDPELKSIPIGSWETLRQGENYAIIAAGPMIPIAEEAAELLKREGMQVSVINARFFKPLDQEMLVSLHANDTKMIVLEEASAAGSLGSSILEFYSEAGLYDTKIHIMGIPDEFIEHGSVKEQREEVGLTVQAVIEEMRKLKLEFAYDLPKTSTPS encoded by the coding sequence GTGCTCCTTCCACAAATTAAGGGACCAAACGATCTGAAAACATTATCTGTGGATGAACTTGTTTCATTATCGGGGGAGATTCGTCAGTTCCTGATAGAAACAATTTCTCGTACAGGAGGGCACCTGGCATCCAATTTGGGAGTGGTAGAGCTTACGATCGCCCTGCACTACGCTTATAATAGCCCTAAGGATAAAATGATATTTGATGTAGGCCACCAGGCTTACGTTCATAAAATATTGACTGGACGTATGGACAAATTTGACACGCTCAAGAAGTATAAGGGTCTGTCAGGCTTTGTTAAGCGTAATGAAAGTGAACATGATGTCTGGGAAGCTGGACACAGCAGTACTTCCTTGTCAGCTGCTATGGGAATGGCTTATGCAAGGGATCTCAAAGGCGAGGACAACAAGGTTATCGCAATTATTGGGGACGGAGCCCTGACTGGCGGTATGGCTTTTGAAGCGTTGAACCATATCGGACATGAACAGAAGAAGCTCATGGTCATTCTGAACGATAATGAGATGTCTATTGCTCCTAACGTTGGAGCAATGCATAACTATTTGAGCAAGATCCGATCGGACAGACATTATTTGAAAGCCAAGGATGAAGTTGAGCTTGTATTGCGTAAGATTCCGGCAATCGGCGGTACACTTGCGAAGTCTGCAGGCCGGCTCAAAGACAGCTTGAAATATATGATGGTTCCGGGTGTGTTATTTGAAGAACTAGGCTTTACTTATCTAGGACCGGTTGACGGGCATGATATGTCTAAGCTGATCGAGACCTTCAGACAGGCGGACAATGTCAATGGCCCGGTATTCGTTCACGTTCTGACCACCAAAGGCAAGGGATATAAACCGGCTGAGGCGGATTCTTTCAAATGGCACGGTATTTCGCCGTATAAGATCGAATCAGGACAAGTGCTTAAATCCGTAGGCAATCCCATGTATACCGACGTATTTGGAGAAACACTCATTGAGCTCGCTAGAGAAGATGAGCGGATCGTCGCTGTTACTCCGGCCATGCCGGGAGGTTCAGGACTCATTCCATTCAGCAAGGAATTCCCTGAACGGATGGTTGATGTTGGGATCGCGGAACAGCATGCAGCAACGATGTGTGCAGCGCTGGCAATGGAAGGATTAAAGCCGGTATTTGCAGTTTACTCGACCTTCATGCAGCGTGCATATGATCAGATCGTCCATGATATTTGCCGACATAATGCGAATGTGATGTTTGCAATTGATCGGGCTGGCTTTGTCGGCTCGGATGGCGAAACGCACCAAGGTGTTTATGATGTGGCGTTCTTACGTCATATTCCAAATATTGTGGTGATGATGCCGAAGGATGAGAATGAGCTGAGACATATGATGAAGACAGCGCTGGATTACAATGAGGGTCCAATCGCTTATCGATATCCAAGATTGAATGGATTGGGTGTGCCGCTTGATCCAGAGCTGAAGTCCATTCCGATTGGTTCATGGGAAACTCTGCGGCAAGGGGAGAATTACGCGATCATTGCAGCTGGACCTATGATTCCAATTGCGGAAGAAGCGGCAGAGCTGCTGAAACGTGAGGGAATGCAGGTAAGTGTCATTAATGCCAGATTCTTTAAACCACTGGATCAAGAGATGCTGGTATCCTTACATGCGAACGACACGAAAATGATCGTGCTGGAAGAAGCATCTGCAGCGGGGAGCCTCGGAAGCAGTATTCTTGAATTCTATTCAGAAGCAGGGCTGTACGACACCAAGATTCACATCATGGGAATCCCGGATGAGTTCATCGAGCACGGAAGTGTCAAGGAGCAGCGCGAGGAAGTGGGGCTTACGGTACAGGCGGTTATTGAAGAGATGCGGAAGCTGAAGCTTGAGTTCGCCTATGATCTTCCAAAGACCAGCACACCTTCATGA
- a CDS encoding polyprenyl synthetase family protein, translating to MTRPSIELYIQDVADLMARELRTVFPEAWDIPEHLKESMQYSLMAGGKRLRPALVIAACEAFGVEREAALPVAAAVEMIHTYSLIHDDLPAMDNDDYRRGRLTNHKVYGEAMAILAGDALLTHAFYSVIQAARKFNIPSDRVLTIVEELSMHAGARGMVGGQVADMEGEQGMTSLSQLEYIHLHKTGDLIIFSLMAGGRIGGADDVQLEALRSFGRDLGLAFQIQDDILDLIGDEQKLGKKTQSDVNQQKVTYPFFIGMDQSLAEVERLTSSAKEALITGQIPDPSRLLELADYLMKRDH from the coding sequence GTGACTAGACCATCCATAGAATTGTATATTCAGGATGTCGCCGACTTGATGGCGCGAGAGCTGAGAACCGTTTTTCCTGAAGCTTGGGATATTCCTGAGCATCTAAAAGAATCGATGCAGTATTCGCTGATGGCCGGAGGGAAAAGGCTTCGCCCAGCGCTTGTAATCGCAGCATGTGAAGCATTTGGCGTGGAGCGGGAAGCCGCTCTGCCGGTTGCTGCTGCCGTAGAGATGATACATACGTACTCTTTGATTCACGATGATTTGCCCGCCATGGATAATGACGATTATCGCAGGGGACGTTTGACCAATCATAAGGTTTACGGGGAAGCGATGGCTATTCTTGCAGGTGATGCACTCCTCACCCACGCTTTTTACAGTGTGATTCAGGCAGCTCGCAAGTTCAATATTCCATCAGATCGCGTACTCACTATTGTGGAGGAGCTCTCTATGCATGCAGGTGCACGAGGTATGGTCGGAGGACAGGTGGCTGATATGGAGGGCGAGCAGGGGATGACTTCCTTATCACAGCTTGAATATATTCATCTTCATAAGACGGGCGACCTCATCATCTTCTCCCTCATGGCTGGAGGCAGAATTGGCGGGGCTGATGATGTACAGCTGGAGGCGCTTCGTTCATTCGGCAGAGACCTTGGTCTTGCGTTCCAGATTCAGGATGATATTCTCGATCTAATCGGAGATGAGCAGAAGCTGGGCAAGAAGACACAGAGTGATGTGAATCAGCAAAAAGTAACTTATCCGTTCTTTATAGGTATGGATCAATCCTTGGCTGAGGTGGAGCGGTTAACGTCTTCTGCAAAAGAAGCGCTGATTACGGGACAGATTCCTGATCCATCTCGACTGCTGGAATTGGCGGATTATTTGATGAAGAGAGATCATTAG
- the xseB gene encoding exodeoxyribonuclease VII small subunit, translating to MANEQELNFEAAMAELEEVVNQLERGDVPLEQAIELFQRGMKLSQMCNQKLEQVERKIEMIVEEDGEFRKQPFGGNEDEGGVSL from the coding sequence ATGGCAAATGAGCAGGAGCTGAATTTTGAAGCTGCGATGGCCGAGCTTGAAGAAGTTGTGAACCAGCTCGAACGGGGAGACGTTCCCCTTGAGCAGGCGATCGAGCTGTTCCAAAGAGGGATGAAACTGTCTCAAATGTGCAACCAGAAGCTCGAACAAGTGGAACGTAAGATTGAAATGATCGTAGAAGAGGATGGAGAGTTTCGGAAGCAGCCTTTTGGAGGTAATGAAGATGAAGGCGGTGTCTCTTTGTGA